A window of Ptychodera flava strain L36383 chromosome 1, AS_Pfla_20210202, whole genome shotgun sequence contains these coding sequences:
- the LOC139133431 gene encoding di-N-acetylchitobiase-like produces MHTFWTFTLITTHCLLLAGSLPTAKCPCSDPSLCKTVTAKPKKETFVFRTGGSTWKNYDWSKITTVGMLGEYDPQLMCTAHAHGVRLVQLGAFPVRNLTDETQRDKWITEQVQLVEDRFMDGFNIDTEDSLFDSYRQELLTTFVNQTTQAFHSKIPGSQVTFDVAWTPDCARQGFRCYDYKGLADVTDFLFVMDYDEMGSIGDPCVADANSPYNKTVTAMEAFIYLGIPLSKLLMGLPWYGYDYPCLNLTGNKCVVKHLPFWPVCDENVGTEKNYAVIMKFLANNSTSGRIWSDVNKSPYFNYKDSTTEQFHQIWYDDPQSLKLKFDYATKRGLLGVGLWHADALDYSDDPTAKAQTKAMWDALPTRKNN; encoded by the exons ATGCACACCTTTTGGACGTTCACGTTGATAACCACGCACTGTCTGCTTTTGGCGGGCTCGCTACCGACCGCCAAGTGTCCCTGTTCAGATCCGTCGCTGTGCAAGACAGTCACAGCAAAGCCTAAAAAGGAG ACATTCGTATTTCGTACCGGCGGGTCTACCTGGAAAAACTATGACTGGTCGAAGATCACCACCGTCGGCATGTTGGGAGAGTATGATCCACAGCTGATGTGCACTGCGCATGCCCATGGCGTTCGACTGGTACAGCTAG GTGCGTTTCCGGTACGGAACCTTACCGACGAGACCCAACGTGATAAGTGGATAACAGAACAAGTCCAGCTTGTGGAAGATCGATTCATGGATGGTTTTAACATCGATACAGAAGATTCTCTCTTTGACTCCTATAGGCAAGAGCTTCTGACGACTTTCGTAAATCAGACAACACAAGCATTCCACAGCAAAATACCAGGGTCACAG GTCACTTTCGACGTCGCCTGGACGCCGGATTGCGCAAGACAGGGTTTTCGATGCTATGACTACAAGGGTCTTGCAGACGTCACAGACTTTTTATTCGTCATGGACTACGATGAAATGGGGTCAATAGGTGACCCCTGTGTAGCGGATGCCAACTCTCCCTACAATAAGACGGTCACAG CGATGGAAGCCTTTATCTATCTTGGCATACCTCTCAGTAAACTTCTGATGGGATTGCCGTGGTATGGGTATGACTATCCGTGTCTGAACCTAACGGGG AATAAATGTGTCGTCAAACACTTGCCGTTTTGGCCGGTGTGTGATGAGAATGTCGGAACAGAGAAAAACTACGCCGTTATAATGAAGTTTCTGGCGAACAACTCGACAAGTGGAAGAATTTGGAGCGATGTAAATAAATCTCCATATTTCAATTATAAG GACTCAACAACGGAACAGTTCCACCAGATATGGTACGACGACCCTCAAAGTTTGAAGTTGAAGTTCGACTACGCCACCAAGAGGGGCTTACTCGGAGTGGGGTTGTGGCACGCTGATGCGCTGGACTACAGCGACGATCCAACGGCTAAAGCACAGACCAAGGCGATGTGGGATGCCTTGCCGACGAGGAAAAACAATTAA
- the LOC139133446 gene encoding arylsulfatase B-like, which yields MMPFVSLASLLLASACFAVGDSTAYRSKVTKPNIMFVVADDLGWNDIGYNNRDIFTPTLDSLAREGVILNKSYVQPVCTPTRASFMSGYFPYRLGLQHKVLDKSEPAGLPLNFTLLPQKLKEQGYTTYMVGKWHLGFCKYNYTPDGRGFDHFYGYYNAEEGYYNHSVGGYLDLREDLNPDWNENGTYSTNIFVHKAIQYLTNHNQSKPFYMYLPFQSVHGPIAVPQKYYDMYSFIHDQNRRIKSGMITAMDDAVKAVVVALQKLGFWDNTLFIFTTDNGGPANPTNAGNNWPLRGSKTTLWEGGTRGVAFVRGNLVEKTGYVNNEMIHAVDWFPSLLELVGGKRDPDMDGMNVWNTLARGDPSPRKEFVYNIDEVNPAGEALRLGDYKLILGHAGKPDGWVPPPSVDGLWHEIILINDHEEETDYCYAPPTNVTYLFNIKDDPTEHFNLADKMPEKVKEMTARLEELKKKLVPAIQVPAEPQKADPRRFGGVWSPGWC from the exons ATGATGCCCTTCGTTTCGCTTGCAAGCCTTCTCCTGGCTTCGGCATGTTTTGCCGTCGGCGACTCGACAGCCTACCGAAGCAAGGTTACGAAGCCGAATATCATGTTTGTTGTGGCCGATGATTTGG GATGGAACGACATTGGCTACAACAACCGTGACATCTTTACACCTACTCTCGACTCACTGGCGAGGGAGGGCGtcattttgaacaaatcttatgTTCAACCAGTCTGTACACC GACGCGAGCATCGTTTATGTCCGGATATTTCCCATACCGACTTGGTCTCcag CACAAGGTACTGGACAAAAGTGAGCCCGCCGGTTTACCCCTGAACTTCACTTTACTCCCACAAAAGCTTAAAGAGCAAGGATACACCACATACATGGTTGGAAA ATGGCACCTTGGATTTTGCAAATATAACTACACACCGGATGGGCGTGGTTTCGATCATTTCTATGGTTACTACAATGCAGAAGAAGGATATTACAATCACTCTGTAG GTGGATACCTTGACCTACGAGAAGACCTGAATCCAGACTGGAATGAAAATGGCACCTATTCTACG AATATCTTCGTACACAAAGCAATACAGTATCTTACCAATCACAACCAAAGCAAaccattttacatgtatctaCCATTCCAAAGCGTTCATGGACCGATTGCG GTTCCACAGAAGTATTATGACATGTACTCGTTCATACATGACCAGAATAGACGGATTAAATCAG GAATGATTACAGCAATGGACGATGCAGTGAAAGCAGTGGTTGTAGCGTTACAGAAACTTGGATTCTGGGACAACACGTTATTCATTTTCACAACGGAT AATGGAGGCCCAGCAAACCCAACCAACGCTGGCAACAATTGGCCTTTACGCGGTTCCAAAACCACACTGTGGGAGGGCGGCACCAGGGGCGTTGCCTTCGTCCGCGGCAATCTTGTTGAGAAGACAGGATACGTCAATAATGA AATGATACACGCGGTTGACTGGTTTCCGTCTCTGCTTGAACTTGTCGGGGGAAAGCGAG acccTGATATGGACGGAATGAATGTATGGAACACCTTGGCAAGGGGCGACCCTTCGCCCAGGAAAGAATTCGTCTATAACATCGATGAGGTCAATCCTGCCGGAGAAGCATTAAG ACTGGGGGATTACAAACTAATCCTTGGACATGCTGGTAAGCCAG ACGGTTGGGTACCGCCTCCCTCCGTGGATGGACTTTGGCACGAAATTATTCTCATAAACGACCATGAAGAAGAAACAGATTATTGTTATGCTCCTCCAACAAACGTaacttatttatttaatataaaaG ACGACCCTACCGAACATTTTAATCTTGCTGATAAAATGCCAGAGAAAGTCAAAGAGATGACCGCCAGACTTGAAGAACTGAAAAAGAAGTTGGTTCCAGCGATTCAAGTGCCCGCAGAACCCCAAAAGGCTGATCCGAGAAGGTTTGGCGGTGTTTGGTCCCCTGGCTGGTGCTGA